The Musa acuminata AAA Group cultivar baxijiao chromosome BXJ1-3, Cavendish_Baxijiao_AAA, whole genome shotgun sequence genome window below encodes:
- the LOC135616872 gene encoding probable CCR4-associated factor 1 homolog 7, giving the protein MSSILPKNETVQIREVWSDNLAAEFALIREIVDDFPYVAMDTEFPGIVCRPLGNFRTSSEFNYATLKANVDTLKLIQLGLTFSDQLGNLPTCGTDRGCVWQFNFREFDIQQDVFASDSIDLLRQSGIDFQKNNEKGIDSQRFGELLMSSGIVLNDSVHWVTFHSGYDFGYLLKLLTCQNLPDTQAGFFNLINIYFPTVYDIKHIMKFCNSLHGGLNKLAELLDVERVGICHQAGSDSLLTSCAFRKLKESFFNGSTEKYAGVLYGLGVENGQTAH; this is encoded by the coding sequence ATGTCGTCGATCCTGCCCAAGAACGAGACGGTCCAGATACGCGAGGTGTGGAGCGACAACCTCGCGGCCGAGTTCGCCCTGATCCGCGAGATCGTGGACGACTTCCCTTACGTGGCCATGGACACCGAGTTCCCCGGCATCGTGTGCCGTCCCCTCGGCAACTTCCGGACCAGCTCCGAGTTCAACTACGCCACCCTCAAGGCCAATGTCGACACGCTCAAACTCATCCAGCTCGGTCTCACCTTCTCCGACCAGCTCGGCAACCTCCCCACCTGCGGCACCGACCGTGGCTGCGTATGGCAGTTCAATTTCCGCGAGTTCGACATCCAGCAGGACGTCTTCGCGTCCGACTCCATCGACCTTCTCCGCCAGAGCGGCATCGATTTCCAGAAGAACAATGAGAAGGGGATTGATTCCCAGCGCTTTGGCGAGCTCCTTATGTCGTCGGGCATCGTGCTCAATGACTCGGTGCACTGGGTTACCTTCCACAGCGGCTACGATTTCGGGTACCTTCTTAAGCTTCTCACTTGCCAGAACCTCCCGGACACCCAGGCCGGCTTCTTCAATCTCATCAACATCTACTTCCCTACCGTGTACGACATCAAGCACATCATGAAATTCTGCAACAGCCTCCATGGGGGGCTCAACAAGCTCGCCGAGCTGCTCGATGTCGAGAGGGTGGGGATCTGCCACCAGGCCGGTTCAGACAGCTTGCTCACCTCCTGCGCTTTCAGGAAGTTGAAGGAGTCTTTCTTTAATGGTTCTACTGAGAAATATGCTGGCGTGTTGTATGGGCTCGGAGTTGAGAATGGGCAGACTGCCCATTGA
- the LOC135616876 gene encoding protein spotted leaf 11-like gives MAKCARLDAASFRLWLAFFPSLLRRRLLQAVACGAYLHRGRRGSCGGAGFNAAKQQPRRTRPGGSERLVELLRAESSDDSGSDEASDDETRRKVESFEELQRVVGWLQLDGHSTGEDRREEAAAEVRRLAKDDPGARETLAMLGVIPPLVGMLDSDDPDLHIAALYALLNLGIGNELNKAAVVKAGAVHKMLNLIESDSSALVSEAIVANFLGLSALDSNKPIIGASGAIRILLSAFRSPDTSPTARQDAVRALFNLSIASVNLPLLVDAGLVPALLEVVGDMAVSERVLALLSNLVAAGEGRRALSRSADAFAILVDVLGWSDAIACQEKAAYILMVMAHKCHADRAAMLEAGVVSALLELTLLGTPLAQKRASRLLEILTMDKGKRVSENGGRSGVPAVSAPLCGGASEASRAEAEAKEGMSEERRAVVELVQQSLQTNMLRIVRRANLPQDFAPSERLQALTAPSTTKSLPF, from the exons ATGGCCAAATGCGCGCGCCTCGATGCCGCCAGCTTCCGCCTCTGGCTGGccttcttcccctccctcctccgCCGAAGGCTCCTCCAGGCCGTGGCTTGCGGGGCCTACCTTCACCGTGGTCGCCGCGGGTCCTGCGGTGGAGCCGGCTTCAACGCGGCGAAGCAGCAACCCCGCCGCACCAGGCCCGGCGGTTCGGAGCGGCTCGTGGAGCTGCTGCGGGCGGAGTCCTCCGACGACTCCGGCTCCGACGAGGCGTCGGACGATGAGACGCGGCGCAAGGTCGAGTCTTTCGAGGAGCTCCAGCGCGTCGTGGGCTGGCTGCAGCTCGACGGCCACAGTACCGGCGAGGATCGGAGGGAGGAGGCGGCAGCGGAGGTGCGGAGGCTCGCGAAGGACGACCCCGGGGCGAGGGAGACGCTCGCGATGCTCGGGGTGATTCCGCCTTTGGTCGGCATGCTCGACTCAGATGATCCCGACCTCCATATCGCCGCACTCTACGCGCTTCTCAATCTGGGGATCGGCAACGAGTT GAACAAGGCGGCCGTCGTGAAGGCCGGCGCGGTCCACAAGATGCTAAATCTGATCGAGTCCGATAGCTCCGCATTGGTGTCGGAAGCGATCGTCGCCAACTTCCTCGGCCTCAGCGCGTTGGATTCTAACAAGCCCATCATCGGCGCTTCCGGCGCGATTCGTATCTTGCTATCCGCCTTCCGAAGCCCCGACACCAGCCCGACAGCCAGGCAGGACGCTGTCCGCGCCCTCTTCAACCTCTCCATTGCCTCCGTCAACCTCCCCCTCCTCGTCGACGCCGGCCTAGTCCCCGCGCTCCTGGAGGTGGTCGGCGACATGGCGGTGAGCGAGCGAGTCCTCGCTCTGCTCTCCAACCTCGTGGCCGCTGGCGAGGGGCGGCGCGCTTTGAGCCGCTCCGCCGACGCGTTTGCCATCCTCGTCGACGTCCTCGGTTGGAGCGACGCCATCGCGTGCCAGGAGAAGGCGGCATATATTCTGATGGTGATGGCCCACAAGTGCCACGCCGACCGAGCGGCCATGCTCGAGGCCGGGGTCGTCTCCGCCCTCCTCGAGCTCACGCTGCTGGGCACGCCGCTTGCGCAGAAGCGAGCCTCGCGGCTTTTGGAGATCCTAACCATGGATAAAGGAAAGAGAGTATCGGAGAATGGAGGACGTTCCGGCGTGCCGGCGGTGTCAGCGCCGCTGTGCGGAGGTGCATCTGAGGCGTCaagggcggaggcggaggcgaagGAGGGGATGAGCGAGGAAAGGAGGGCGGTGGTGGAATTGGTACAGCAGAGTCTGCAGACCAACATGCTAAGGATCGTCCGGAGAGCGAACTTGCCGCAGGATTTCGCGCCGTCGGAACGTCTCCAAGCGCTCACCGCCCCCTCCACCACCAAAAGCTTGCcattctaa
- the LOC135616885 gene encoding bHLH transcription factor RHL1-like isoform X2, whose translation MQPSSREMQGMAGSMNGGISHSAAVAQIALRELQNGHGGRQIPNSGPQASFDDGASGHDDFLDQMLSSLPSSWAELGNLKTPWDPPEAGQRIFGAGLAGETSPEEPSAAAAEGMRYPPYDESSLLANRLRRHQISGGSSPNGKAMMVHLDHQSQQQMLLPSLGRSPVASGDSGLLSLPLTLGTGGYDVDAPFKSLNPTGGEGLFNGLGGPLQRGQSAFGHPQGGASMPSQNFTAAAATGGVGQAASASASASASAGGGTGPPRQKVRARRGQATDPHSIAERLRRERIADRMKALQELVPNANKTDKASMLDEIIDYVKFLQLQVKVLSMSRLGGAAAVAPLVADMSSEGQSGAGSGGANSSGDTLTVTEHQVAKLMEEDMGSAMQYLQGKGLCLMPISLASAISTATACPPRPLSSSLSSAGACHLGHGILPGGPHPPNPSGDAPASPGVSALTAQSAIANGAAEAAKEAVTVSKA comes from the exons ATGCAGCCAAGCAGTAGAGAGATGCAGGGCATGGCGGGGTCCATGAACGGCGGCATCTCCCACTCCGCGGCAGTCGCCCAGATCGCCCTCAGGGAGCTGCAGAACGGCCACGGCGGCCGGCAGATCCCGAACTCTGGCCCGCAGGCGTCGTTCGACGACGGCGCCTCCGGACACGACGACTTCCTCGACCAGATGCTCTCCAGTCTGCCATCCTCCTGGGCCGAGCTCGGGAACCTCAAGACCCCCTGGGACCCTCCGGAGGCCGGACAGAGGATCTTCGGCGCCGGCCTCGCCGGCGAAACGTCTCCGGAGGAGCCGTCCGCTGCCGCGGCGGAGGGGATGCGGTACCCGCCGTACGACGAGTCGTCGCTGCTCGCCAACCGGCTCAGGCGGCACCAGATCAGCGGCGGGAGTTCGCCGAACGGGAAGGCGATGATGGTCCATCTCGACCACCAGAGCCAGCAGCAGATGCTTCTCCCGTCGTTGGGGCGATCGCCGGTGGCGTCCGGCGACTCCGGGCTTCTTTCGCTGCCGCTGACGCTCGGGACCGGTGGTTACGACGTCGACGCCCCCTTCAAATCCCTCAACCCCACC GGCGGCGAGGGACTTTTCAATGGACTCGGAGGACCGCTGCAGCGCGGTCAATCGGCTTTCGGTCATCCCCAG GGCGGCGCGTCGATGCCGAGCCAGAACTTTACAGCAGCGGCAGCGACGGGGGGAGTGGGGCAAGCTGCATCAGCGTCGGCGTCGGCCTCAGCGTCCGCAGGCGGTGGCACGGGGCCGCCGAGGCAGAAGGTGAGGGCTCGGAGAGGCCAAGCCACCGACCCCCACAGCATCGCCGAAAGG CTTCGCAGGGAAAGAATCGCGGACAGGATGAAAGCTCTGCAGGAGTTGGTGCCCAACGCTAACAAG ACGGACAAGGCATCGATGCTGGATGAGATCATCGACTACGTCAAGTTCCTCCAGCTCCAAGTCAAG GTTCTGAGCATGAGCAGGTTAGGCGGGGCTGCGGCAGTGGCACCACTCGTGGCCGATATGTCCTCGGAG GGACAGAGCGGGGCGGGAAGTGGCGGAGCAAACAGCAGCGGCGACACCCTGACGGTGACGGAGCACCAAGTGGCAAAGCTGATGGAGGAGGACATGGGGTCGGCGATGCAGTACCTCCAGGGGAAGGGCCTCTGCCTCATGCCCATCTCCCTCGCGTCCGCCATCTCCACCGCCACCGCCtgccctcctcggcccctttcctcctccctctcttccgCCGGCGCCTGTCACCTCGGCCACGGCATCCTCCCGGGCGGTCCTCACCCTCCCAATCCCTCCGGCGACGCACCTGCCTCCCCCGGCGTGTCCGCTCTTACGGCGCAGTCCGCCATCGCCAATGGCGCCGCCGAAGCCGCCAAGGAGGCCGTCACCGTCTCCAAAGCCTGA
- the LOC135616885 gene encoding bHLH transcription factor RHL1-like isoform X1 yields MQPSSREMQGMAGSMNGGISHSAAVAQIALRELQNGHGGRQIPNSGPQASFDDGASGHDDFLDQMLSSLPSSWAELGNLKTPWDPPEAGQRIFGAGLAGETSPEEPSAAAAEGMRYPPYDESSLLANRLRRHQISGGSSPNGKAMMVHLDHQSQQQMLLPSLGRSPVASGDSGLLSLPLTLGTGGYDVDAPFKSLNPTGGEGLFNGLGGPLQRGQSAFGHPQHQGGASMPSQNFTAAAATGGVGQAASASASASASAGGGTGPPRQKVRARRGQATDPHSIAERLRRERIADRMKALQELVPNANKTDKASMLDEIIDYVKFLQLQVKVLSMSRLGGAAAVAPLVADMSSEGQSGAGSGGANSSGDTLTVTEHQVAKLMEEDMGSAMQYLQGKGLCLMPISLASAISTATACPPRPLSSSLSSAGACHLGHGILPGGPHPPNPSGDAPASPGVSALTAQSAIANGAAEAAKEAVTVSKA; encoded by the exons ATGCAGCCAAGCAGTAGAGAGATGCAGGGCATGGCGGGGTCCATGAACGGCGGCATCTCCCACTCCGCGGCAGTCGCCCAGATCGCCCTCAGGGAGCTGCAGAACGGCCACGGCGGCCGGCAGATCCCGAACTCTGGCCCGCAGGCGTCGTTCGACGACGGCGCCTCCGGACACGACGACTTCCTCGACCAGATGCTCTCCAGTCTGCCATCCTCCTGGGCCGAGCTCGGGAACCTCAAGACCCCCTGGGACCCTCCGGAGGCCGGACAGAGGATCTTCGGCGCCGGCCTCGCCGGCGAAACGTCTCCGGAGGAGCCGTCCGCTGCCGCGGCGGAGGGGATGCGGTACCCGCCGTACGACGAGTCGTCGCTGCTCGCCAACCGGCTCAGGCGGCACCAGATCAGCGGCGGGAGTTCGCCGAACGGGAAGGCGATGATGGTCCATCTCGACCACCAGAGCCAGCAGCAGATGCTTCTCCCGTCGTTGGGGCGATCGCCGGTGGCGTCCGGCGACTCCGGGCTTCTTTCGCTGCCGCTGACGCTCGGGACCGGTGGTTACGACGTCGACGCCCCCTTCAAATCCCTCAACCCCACC GGCGGCGAGGGACTTTTCAATGGACTCGGAGGACCGCTGCAGCGCGGTCAATCGGCTTTCGGTCATCCCCAG CACCAGGGCGGCGCGTCGATGCCGAGCCAGAACTTTACAGCAGCGGCAGCGACGGGGGGAGTGGGGCAAGCTGCATCAGCGTCGGCGTCGGCCTCAGCGTCCGCAGGCGGTGGCACGGGGCCGCCGAGGCAGAAGGTGAGGGCTCGGAGAGGCCAAGCCACCGACCCCCACAGCATCGCCGAAAGG CTTCGCAGGGAAAGAATCGCGGACAGGATGAAAGCTCTGCAGGAGTTGGTGCCCAACGCTAACAAG ACGGACAAGGCATCGATGCTGGATGAGATCATCGACTACGTCAAGTTCCTCCAGCTCCAAGTCAAG GTTCTGAGCATGAGCAGGTTAGGCGGGGCTGCGGCAGTGGCACCACTCGTGGCCGATATGTCCTCGGAG GGACAGAGCGGGGCGGGAAGTGGCGGAGCAAACAGCAGCGGCGACACCCTGACGGTGACGGAGCACCAAGTGGCAAAGCTGATGGAGGAGGACATGGGGTCGGCGATGCAGTACCTCCAGGGGAAGGGCCTCTGCCTCATGCCCATCTCCCTCGCGTCCGCCATCTCCACCGCCACCGCCtgccctcctcggcccctttcctcctccctctcttccgCCGGCGCCTGTCACCTCGGCCACGGCATCCTCCCGGGCGGTCCTCACCCTCCCAATCCCTCCGGCGACGCACCTGCCTCCCCCGGCGTGTCCGCTCTTACGGCGCAGTCCGCCATCGCCAATGGCGCCGCCGAAGCCGCCAAGGAGGCCGTCACCGTCTCCAAAGCCTGA
- the LOC103977343 gene encoding ubiquitin carboxyl-terminal hydrolase 23 isoform X1: MSAGSSVANKPEGASGSVSQVEALFQRRIEFHRARKPYSSFSSPDGDFRLETLNPSSGPDRPGVSAAAAVSSRSGEGRFYEHGLDPELSFRITFRRIGAGLANLGNSCFLNSVIQCLTYTEPFAAYLQSGKHKSSCHTTGFCAMCALQNHVITALQSSGKILSPSHLVKNLRCISRNFRNSRQEDAHEYMVNLLESMHKCCLPSGVPSESPSAYERSLVHKIFGGRLRSQVKCMQCSYSSSKFDPFLDLSLEIVKADSLRKALAHFTAVEQLDGGQRQYQCQRCKEKVRALKQLTIHKAPYVLTIHLKRFGSHVPGQKIDKKVTFEPTLDLKPFVSDQHGGDLKYTLYGVLVHAGWSTHSGHYYCYVRTSSGMWHSLDDNQVRQVSEKIVLVQKAYMLFYVRDRGSTPKGSINTVCKDNISASAIGKKLIPESSSLVSNGAAQISATERKLSTSESISVKTRTDATNIHSGLVDASSPNPLHQAASTLRKNDNNALSEVPELHNNSQEVNKDSVVEKAISKASCENDAPFISQSGRSDSEKCHRSGGSNGVVKSGVLVAQPNNSGSPDPESQKNEIKLIKERDAAKSGDAANAILKKNDVLCKKVSYIHEENGKTRLLSQSSHTNGFIRKEANATTCHNERCSLNLQSCKENITEQGKPILVDISKGLGTPSSFLQEEACGEGKIDKQMGLKPKKLAKYPQVGLHFGRNHLFLSSLNLRLINKFKKRKKPHLSSKNSPKDNNIILDSHGASTSEATENVSVHKHSHLEHSCSGLIKADNAKNVKWRKYSNGESLNVAGGEELNSIKNAVLDPNQLPRTCLDTAEKVLSSRVIDADDKLLPRHDFLKLMMGGLKETTVPRWDDTELPKLELNGPESSRSTSIGYVLDEWDEEYDQGKRKKLRKCQPSFAGSNLFQETANLKAWKKSNSKPDETRFGNQPFRI, from the exons ATGTCGGCGGGATCGTCGGTGGCTAATAAGCCGGAGGGTGCCTCCGGTTCCGTTTCTCAGGTTGAGGCGTTGTTCCAGAGGAGGATCGAGTTTCATCGCGCGCGGAAGCCGTATTCTTCCTTCTCCAGCCCCGATGGGGATTTCCGCCTCGAAACCCTAAACCCCAGCTCGGGTCCCGATAGGCCCGGGGTGAGCGCAGCCGCGGCCGTGTCGTCGCGATCGGGCGAGGGTAGATTTTACGAGCACGGTTTGGATCCTGAGCTTAGCTTTCGGATCACCTTCCGGAGAATA GGTGCTGGTCTGGCGAATCTCGGCAACAGTTGTTTTCTCAATTCGGTCATCCAATGCCTGACATACACTGAGCCTTTTGCTGCTTATTTACAAAGCGGGAAGCATAAATCTTCTT GCCATACAACTGGATTTTGTGCGATGTGCGCTCTTCAGAATCATGTCATCACAGCTTTACAGTCGAGTGGAAAAATATTGTCACCTTCTCACCTTGTCAAGAACTTGCGTT GCATATCACGTAATTTTCGCAATTCCAGACAGGAAGATGCACATGAGTACATGGTTAACCTGCTCGAGTCAATGCACAAATGTTGTTTACCCTCTGGAGTCCCAAGTGAGTCCCCTAGTGCTTATGAGAGAAGTTTGGTGCACAAGATATTTGGCGGCCGTCTCAGGAGCCAG GTCAAATGCATGCAATGTTCCTATTCTTCCAGTAAATTTGATCCCTTCTTAGACTTGAGCCTTGAAATTGTCAAGGCTGACTCTTTGCGGAAGGCTCTTGCACATTTCACTGCAGTGGAGCAATTAGACGGAGGACAGAGGCAGTACCAGTGCCAACGCTGCAAAGAAAAAGTTAGGGCCCTTAAGCAACTTACCATTCACAAGGCCCCATATGTTCTCACTATCCACCTCAAGCGTTTTGGTTCTCATGTTCCTGGTCAGAAGATTGACAAAAAAGTGACCTTTGAACCCACTCTTGACCTGAAACCTTTCGTCAGCGATCAACAT GGGGGAGATCTAAAATACACCCTTTATGGTGTACTGGTGCATGCAGGTTGGAGTACTCACTCTGGACATTACTATTGTTATGTTCGCACCTCCAGTGGAATGTGGCATTCTCTTGATGATAACCAG GTTCGCCAGGTAAGTGAAAAGATTGTCTTGGTGCAGAAAGCCTATATGCTATTTTATGTCCGTGATAGAGGCTCTACACCTAAGGGATCAATTAATACAGTCTGCAAAGATAACATTTCTGCCAGTGCCATTGGAAAGAAATTGATTCCTGAATCATCATCCTTGGTCTCAAATGGAGCAGCTCAGATTAGTGCAACAGAGAGAAAACTAAGCACTTCTGAATCTATCTCTGTCAAAACCAGAACTGATGCCACTAATATTCACTCTGGATTGGTGGACGCCTCCTCGCCTAACCCTTTACATCAAGCAGCTTCTACCTTGCGAAAGAATGATAACAATGCTCTAAGTGAGGTTCCAGAATTGCATAATAATAGCCAG GAGGTGAATAAAGATTCAGTGGTGGAAAAAGCTATCTCGAAGGCTTCTTGTGAAAATGATGCCCCTTTTATTTCTCAAAGTGGTCGATCTGATAGTGAAAAGTGTCATCGTTCTGGTGGCAGTAACGGAGTGGTCAAGTCTGGTGTCCTTGTTGCTCAGCCAAATAACTCTGGCTCTCCTGACCCTGAGTCTCAGAAGAAtgaaatcaaacttatcaaggaaAGAGATGCTGCTAAG AGTGGTGATGCTGCAAATGCAATTTTGAAGAAAAATGATGTGCTTTGCAAGAAAGTAAGCTACATACATGAAGAAAATGGAAAAACTAGGCTTTTGAGCCAATCTAGTCATACAAATGGATTTATTAGGAAGGAAGCAAATGCG ACCACATGTCACAATGAGAGGTGCTCATTGAACCTGCAATCCTGTAAGGAAAATATTACTGAGCAGGGGAAGCCCATCTTGGTTGATATATCAAAGGGACTAGGTACACCAAGCAGCTTTCTTCAGGAGGAAGCGTGTGGAGAAGGCAAAATAGATAAACAAATGGGGCTGAAGCCAAAGAAGCTTGCAAAATATCCACAAGTGGGCCTCCATTTTGGTCGGAATCATCTGTTTCTCTCTTCTTTAAACCTGCGTCTGATTAATAAattcaagaaaaggaaaaaaccccatttaagttcaaaaaattcaccaaaagataataatatcatcctagATAGTCATGGTGCATCAACTTCTGAGGCCACAGAAAATGTTTCTGTACATAAACATTCTCATTTAGAACACTCCTGTTCTGGATTGATCAAAGCTGATAATGCCAAAAATGTGAAGTGGAGGAAGTACTCGAATGGTGAATCACTTAATGTTGCTGGTGGAGAGGAGCTCAACAGTATTAAGAATGCAGTACTTGACCCTAATCAGTTACCGAGAACTTGCTTGGATACTGCAGAGAAAGTGTTGAGCTCAAGAGTCATTGATGCAGATGATAAACTTCTACCTCGGCATGATTTTTTGAAACTGATGATGGGGGGTTTGAAAGAAACAACTG TTCCAAGGTGGGATGATACAGAATTACCTAAATTGGAATTAAATGGACCGGAAAGCTCAAGAAGTACCAGTATTGGTTATGTACTCGATGAATG GGACGAGGAATACGACCAAGGCAAGCGGAAGAAGTTGCGGAAATGCCAACCATCTTTCGCTGGATCAAATCTATTCCAAGAGACTGCCAATCTTAAAGCATGGAAGAAGTCCAACTCAAAACCAGACGAAACAAGATTTGGGAATCAACCCTTCAGGATATGA
- the LOC103977343 gene encoding ubiquitin carboxyl-terminal hydrolase 23 isoform X2 yields MSAGSSVANKPEGASGSVSQVEALFQRRIEFHRARKPYSSFSSPDGDFRLETLNPSSGPDRPGVSAAAAVSSRSGEGRFYEHGLDPELSFRITFRRIGAGLANLGNSCFLNSVIQCLTYTEPFAAYLQSGKHKSSCHTTGFCAMCALQNHVITALQSSGKILSPSHLVKNLRCISRNFRNSRQEDAHEYMVNLLESMHKCCLPSGVPSESPSAYERSLVHKIFGGRLRSQVKCMQCSYSSSKFDPFLDLSLEIVKADSLRKALAHFTAVEQLDGGQRQYQCQRCKEKVRALKQLTIHKAPYVLTIHLKRFGSHVPGQKIDKKVTFEPTLDLKPFVSDQHGGDLKYTLYGVLVHAGWSTHSGHYYCYVRTSSGMWHSLDDNQVRQVSEKIVLVQKAYMLFYVRDRGSTPKGSINTVCKDNISASAIGKKLIPESSSLVSNGAAQISATERKLSTSESISVKTRTDATNIHSGLVDASSPNPLHQAASTLRKNDNNALSEVPELHNNSQEVNKDSVVEKAISKASCENDAPFISQSGRSDSEKCHRSGGSNGVVKSGVLVAQPNNSGSPDPESQKNEIKLIKERDAAKSGDAANAILKKNDVLCKKVSYIHEENGKTRLLSQSSHTNGFIRKEANATTCHNERCSLNLQSCKENITEQGKPILVDISKGLGTPSSFLQEEACGEGKIDKQMGLKPKKLAKYPQVGLHFGRNHLFLSSLNLRLINKFKKRKKPHLSSKNSPKDNNIILDSHGASTSEATENVSVHKHSHLEHSCSGLIKADNAKNVKWRKYSNGESLNVAGGEELNSIKNAVLDPNQLPRTCLDTAEKVLSSRVIDADDKLLPRHDFLKLMMGGLKETTVPRWDDTELPKLELNGPESSRSTSIGYVLDE; encoded by the exons ATGTCGGCGGGATCGTCGGTGGCTAATAAGCCGGAGGGTGCCTCCGGTTCCGTTTCTCAGGTTGAGGCGTTGTTCCAGAGGAGGATCGAGTTTCATCGCGCGCGGAAGCCGTATTCTTCCTTCTCCAGCCCCGATGGGGATTTCCGCCTCGAAACCCTAAACCCCAGCTCGGGTCCCGATAGGCCCGGGGTGAGCGCAGCCGCGGCCGTGTCGTCGCGATCGGGCGAGGGTAGATTTTACGAGCACGGTTTGGATCCTGAGCTTAGCTTTCGGATCACCTTCCGGAGAATA GGTGCTGGTCTGGCGAATCTCGGCAACAGTTGTTTTCTCAATTCGGTCATCCAATGCCTGACATACACTGAGCCTTTTGCTGCTTATTTACAAAGCGGGAAGCATAAATCTTCTT GCCATACAACTGGATTTTGTGCGATGTGCGCTCTTCAGAATCATGTCATCACAGCTTTACAGTCGAGTGGAAAAATATTGTCACCTTCTCACCTTGTCAAGAACTTGCGTT GCATATCACGTAATTTTCGCAATTCCAGACAGGAAGATGCACATGAGTACATGGTTAACCTGCTCGAGTCAATGCACAAATGTTGTTTACCCTCTGGAGTCCCAAGTGAGTCCCCTAGTGCTTATGAGAGAAGTTTGGTGCACAAGATATTTGGCGGCCGTCTCAGGAGCCAG GTCAAATGCATGCAATGTTCCTATTCTTCCAGTAAATTTGATCCCTTCTTAGACTTGAGCCTTGAAATTGTCAAGGCTGACTCTTTGCGGAAGGCTCTTGCACATTTCACTGCAGTGGAGCAATTAGACGGAGGACAGAGGCAGTACCAGTGCCAACGCTGCAAAGAAAAAGTTAGGGCCCTTAAGCAACTTACCATTCACAAGGCCCCATATGTTCTCACTATCCACCTCAAGCGTTTTGGTTCTCATGTTCCTGGTCAGAAGATTGACAAAAAAGTGACCTTTGAACCCACTCTTGACCTGAAACCTTTCGTCAGCGATCAACAT GGGGGAGATCTAAAATACACCCTTTATGGTGTACTGGTGCATGCAGGTTGGAGTACTCACTCTGGACATTACTATTGTTATGTTCGCACCTCCAGTGGAATGTGGCATTCTCTTGATGATAACCAG GTTCGCCAGGTAAGTGAAAAGATTGTCTTGGTGCAGAAAGCCTATATGCTATTTTATGTCCGTGATAGAGGCTCTACACCTAAGGGATCAATTAATACAGTCTGCAAAGATAACATTTCTGCCAGTGCCATTGGAAAGAAATTGATTCCTGAATCATCATCCTTGGTCTCAAATGGAGCAGCTCAGATTAGTGCAACAGAGAGAAAACTAAGCACTTCTGAATCTATCTCTGTCAAAACCAGAACTGATGCCACTAATATTCACTCTGGATTGGTGGACGCCTCCTCGCCTAACCCTTTACATCAAGCAGCTTCTACCTTGCGAAAGAATGATAACAATGCTCTAAGTGAGGTTCCAGAATTGCATAATAATAGCCAG GAGGTGAATAAAGATTCAGTGGTGGAAAAAGCTATCTCGAAGGCTTCTTGTGAAAATGATGCCCCTTTTATTTCTCAAAGTGGTCGATCTGATAGTGAAAAGTGTCATCGTTCTGGTGGCAGTAACGGAGTGGTCAAGTCTGGTGTCCTTGTTGCTCAGCCAAATAACTCTGGCTCTCCTGACCCTGAGTCTCAGAAGAAtgaaatcaaacttatcaaggaaAGAGATGCTGCTAAG AGTGGTGATGCTGCAAATGCAATTTTGAAGAAAAATGATGTGCTTTGCAAGAAAGTAAGCTACATACATGAAGAAAATGGAAAAACTAGGCTTTTGAGCCAATCTAGTCATACAAATGGATTTATTAGGAAGGAAGCAAATGCG ACCACATGTCACAATGAGAGGTGCTCATTGAACCTGCAATCCTGTAAGGAAAATATTACTGAGCAGGGGAAGCCCATCTTGGTTGATATATCAAAGGGACTAGGTACACCAAGCAGCTTTCTTCAGGAGGAAGCGTGTGGAGAAGGCAAAATAGATAAACAAATGGGGCTGAAGCCAAAGAAGCTTGCAAAATATCCACAAGTGGGCCTCCATTTTGGTCGGAATCATCTGTTTCTCTCTTCTTTAAACCTGCGTCTGATTAATAAattcaagaaaaggaaaaaaccccatttaagttcaaaaaattcaccaaaagataataatatcatcctagATAGTCATGGTGCATCAACTTCTGAGGCCACAGAAAATGTTTCTGTACATAAACATTCTCATTTAGAACACTCCTGTTCTGGATTGATCAAAGCTGATAATGCCAAAAATGTGAAGTGGAGGAAGTACTCGAATGGTGAATCACTTAATGTTGCTGGTGGAGAGGAGCTCAACAGTATTAAGAATGCAGTACTTGACCCTAATCAGTTACCGAGAACTTGCTTGGATACTGCAGAGAAAGTGTTGAGCTCAAGAGTCATTGATGCAGATGATAAACTTCTACCTCGGCATGATTTTTTGAAACTGATGATGGGGGGTTTGAAAGAAACAACTG TTCCAAGGTGGGATGATACAGAATTACCTAAATTGGAATTAAATGGACCGGAAAGCTCAAGAAGTACCAGTATTGGTTATGTACTCGATGAATG A